One Vigna unguiculata cultivar IT97K-499-35 chromosome 7, ASM411807v1, whole genome shotgun sequence genomic region harbors:
- the LOC114190377 gene encoding albumin-2-like, giving the protein MSNPYINAAFRSSKEYQVYFFMKNKYVRLHYTPGTYDDKILTNLRLISSGFPSLAGTPFAESGIDCSFDTEASEAYVFSGNHCAYIDYAPGTTNDKILVGPTTIAQMFPVLKNTVFADGIDSAFRSTRGKEVYLFKGNEYCRIAYDTKKLVGSIRNIGDGFPVLKGTIFESGIDACFASHTESEAYLFKGEKYVRIKFSPGAYDDALVGDIRLILNGWPVLKGILPVT; this is encoded by the coding sequence ATGTCAAACCCTTATATCAACGCCGCATTTCGTTCATCAAAAGAATACCAAGTGTATTTCTTCATGAAGAATAAGTATGTGAGGTTGCACTACACTCCCGGAACATACGATGACAAGATATTGACTAATCTGCGCTTGATCAGTAGTGGTTTTCCATCACTTGCAGGAACGCCATTTGCAGAATCTGGAATAGACTGTTCCTTCGACACTGAAGCGAGTGAAGCATATGTGTTCTCCGGCAACCACTGTGCCTACATAGACTATGCTCCCGGTACAACTAACGACAAGATCCTCGTAGGTCCTACCACAATTGCTCAAATGTTTCCTGTCCTCAAAAACACGGTGTTTGCGGATGGCATAGACTCTGCATTCAGATCAACCAGAGGAAAAGAAGTTTACTTATTCAAGGGCAACGAGTATTGTCGCATAGCTTATGATACCAAGAAGCTTGTTGGCAGCATTCGCAACATCGGTGATGGGTTTCCTGTTCTGAAAGGTACGATCTTTGAAAGTGGAATCGATGCGTGTTTTGCCTCTCATACGGAGTCTGAAGCTTACCTTTTCAAAGGAGAGAAGTATGTGCGCATCAAATTCAGCCCAGGTGCATATGATGACGCTCTTGTGGGTGATATCAGGCTTATCCTTAATGGTTGGCCGGTTCTCAAAGGCATTTTGCCGGTCACCTAA
- the LOC114190251 gene encoding photosystem I reaction center subunit IV, chloroplastic-like: MASAASGFVLSLNVAAAAATTNSSSSPSRVIFPSKNNVSRLVVRASDEAAPAPATATPPPEAEAKPKPPPIGPKRGAKVKILRKESYWYKGTGSVVAVDQDPKTRYPVVVRFNKVNYANVSTNNYALDEIVEVE; the protein is encoded by the exons ATGGCCTCAGCAGCATCTGGGTTTGTGTTGTCTCTTAACGTTGCAGCTGCAGCTGCCACCACAAACTCATCATCATCCCCTTCAAGGGTCATCTTCCCCTCAAAGAACAATGTTTCTAGGCTTGTTGTAAGGGCCTCCGATGAGGCTGCACCCGCACCTGCCACCGCCACTCCCCCACCTGAAGCTGAAGCAAAGCCAAAGCCACCCCCTATTGGCCCCAAGAGAGGTGCTAAG GTGAAGATTCTTAGGAAGGAATCGTATTGGTACAAAGGAACTGGCTCAGTTGTTGCTGTTGATCAG GATCCCAAGACTCGGTACCCTGTTGTGGTTCGATTCAACAAAGTGAACTATGCCAATGTATCAACAAACAACTATGCTCTGGATGAAATCGTGGAAGTTGAATGA